One Coffea arabica cultivar ET-39 chromosome 5e, Coffea Arabica ET-39 HiFi, whole genome shotgun sequence DNA segment encodes these proteins:
- the LOC113688409 gene encoding receptor-like protein kinase BRI1-like 3 isoform X1, which produces MNRKQQLSATSGGLVKDIIVFLIVLLLSCGFLVSNARQISTKQPAIGNEVSSLLAFKQSSVDADPNGFLTDWSLTSSSPCSWAGVSCSGDGKVTQLNLVNAGLRGHLHISDLMALPRLAQLHFSGNHFYGNLSSTVQSCSFEILDLSANDLSEPLAVDSLLQSCNRLSLLNLSRNSIPSGNIKFGSSLLQLDLSRNKFSDLSLLSYSLSNCQNLNLLNLSDNGLTGKLNSSLSSCRSLSVLDLSCNNFSGDIPATLIAAAPVSLKILDLSHNNLTGDLVNLGSGTCSNLTVLNLSFNSLSATGFPFGLTNCQKLETLDVGHNALLLKIPGDLLGKLKNLKKLVLAHNQFFGEIPAELGQTCATLEELDLSSNQLIGGLPSSFGPCSSLFSLSLGHNQLSGDFLSSVVSSLANLKYLSVPFNNITGPLPQSLTNCSRLQVLDLSSNALTGNVPAWFCSTSSDSALEKLILPDNILAGTVPSQLGLCRNLKTIDLSFNFLTGRIPQEIWTLPNLSDMVIWANNLNGEIPEGICVTGGNLQTLILNNNFLTGSLPESLANCTNLIWVSLSSNRLTGQIPSGIGNLVNLAILQLGNNSLAGPIPPGIGKCRSLIWLDLNSNNLTGPIPSELANQAGLVRPGIVSGKQFAFVRNEGGTACRGAGGLVEFEGIRADRLANFPMVHSCPTTRIYSGVTVYTFASNGSMIYLDLSYNGFSGNIPENLGSMSFVQVLNMGHNNLSGNIPSSFGSLKFVGVLDLSHNNLQGFIPWSLGGLSFLSDFDVSNNNLSGPIPSGGQLTTFPAARYENNSGLCGLPLPACGSGNGHHSSIYYRGGKKQPVAVGMVIGIMVSLSCIFLLVFALYKVKKHQEKEEKRDKYVESLPTSGSSSWKISSVAEPLSINVATFEKPLRKLTFAHLLEATNGFSADSLIGSGGFGEVYKAQLRDGSVVAIKKLIHVTGQGDREFMAEMETIGKIKHRNLVPLLGYCKIGEERLLVYEYMQWGSLEAVLHESNKGEGTKLDWAARKKIAIGSARGLAFLHHSCIPHIIHRDMKSSNVLLDEDFEARVSDFGMARLVNALDTHLSVSTLAGTPGYVPPEYYQSFRCTTKGDVYSYGVILLELLSGKKPIDTLEFGDDNNLVGWAKQLHRDKRSQEILDPEIISSLSDGTELYHYLNIAFQCLDDKPFRRPTMIQVMAMFKELQVDSESDILDGISVKNSVIEESQEKELP; this is translated from the coding sequence ATGAACAGGAAGCAGCAGTTATCAGCAACAAGTGGTGGGTTGGTCAAAGATATTATTGTCTTTCTTATAGTTTTGCTTCTCAGCTGTGGCTTTTTGGTGTCAAATGCTCGACAAATCTCAACCAAGCAACCAGCTATTGGTAATGAAGTAAGCAGCTTATTGGCCTTCAAGCAGTCCTCAGTTGATGCTGATCCAAATGGATTCTTGACAGATTGGTCCTTAACTTCTTCCAGCCCTTGTTCATGGGCTGGTGTTTCATGCTCTGGCGATGGGAAAGTCACTCAGCTCAATCTTGTAAATGCAGGGCTTAGAGGTCACCTTCACATATCTGACCTCATGGCTTTGCCTCGTCTTGCCCAGCTTCATTTTAGTGGCAACCATTTTTATGGCAATCTTTCATCAACAGTCCAGTCTTGCAGCTTTGAGATTCTTGATTTGTCTGCCAATGATTTGTCAGAACCACTTGCTGTAGATTCTTTGTTGCAATCCTGTAACCGTTTATCCCTTCTGAACCTCTCTCGAAATTCAATCCCAAGTGGCAATATCAAGTTTGGGTCTTCCTTGTTGCAACTTGACCTCTCCAGGAACAAATTTTCTGATTTGAGCCTTTTGAGTTATTCTCTATCAAACTGCCAAAACTTGAATCTGCTTAATTTGTCAGACAATGGTCTGACAGGAAAGTTGaatagctctctctcttcttGCAGGAGCCTCTCTGTTCTCGACCTTTCTTGCAACAATTTTTCCGGAGATATACCAGCTACATTAATAGCAGCTGCACCTGTGTCTTTGAAAATTCTTGATCTTTCTCATAATAACCTTACAGGCGATCTTGTGAACCTTGGATCTGGTACTTGCTCTAATCTCACTGTGCTCAATCTCTCTTTCAACAGTCTTTCTGCAACCGGATTCCCTTTTGGTTTGACCAACTGCCAGAAGCTTGAAACATTGGATGTTGGCCATAATGCCCTCCTCCTCAAGATTCCTGGGGACTTGTTGGGGAAGctcaagaatttgaagaaattgGTTTTAGCCCATAATCAGTTTTTTGGGGAGATTCCAGCAGAGCTGGGGCAAACTTGTGCAACTCTTGAGGAGCTTGATCTTTCTTCAAACCAGTTAATAGGTGGCCTACCTTCAAGCTTTGGTCCGTGCTCTTCACTCTTTAGCCTCAGCCTCGGCCACAATCAACTTTCTGGGGATTTTCTGAGCTCAGTTGTCAGTTCTCTGGCAAATCTCAAGTATCTTTCCGTACCGTTCAACAACATAACTGGTCCTCTGCCACAATCCTTGACAAACTGTAGTCGGCTTCAGGTGCTTGACCTCAGCTCAAATGCCTTAACAGGGAATGTACCTGCTTGGTTTTGCTCAACATCATCAGATTCTGCTCTGGAAAAGTTAATCTTGCCTGACAATATTTTAGCTGGGACGGTGCCATCACAGCTTGGACTATGCCGAAATCTGAAGACAATTGATCTTAGCTTCAACTTTCTGACTGGTCGAATTCCTCAGGAGATATGGACCTTACCCAATCTTTCAGACATGGTCATTTGGGCTAACAATCTCAATGGAGAAATACCAGAAGGCATATGTGTCACAGGAGGGAATCTTCAGACCTTAATTCTCAATAACAATTTCCTTACCGGAAGCCTCCCGGAGTCCCTCGCTAATTGCACAAATTTGATATGGGTTTCTTTGTCCAGCAACAGACTTACTGGGCAAATCCCTTCAGGTATTGGGAATCTGGTTAATTTAGCAATCCTTCAGTTGGGTAACAATTCTCTTGCTGGACCAATTCCACCAGGAATAGGAAAGTGCAGAAGCCTGATATGGCTTGATTTGAATAGTAATAATCTGACAGGCCCCATCCCCTCAGAGCTTGCTAACCAAGCTGGACTTGTTCGCCCGGGAATTGTTTCTGGGAAGCAGTTTGCATTTGTGAGAAATGAGGGGGGAACAGCATGCAGAGGTGCCGGTGGGCTAGTTGAATTCGAAGGGATTCGTGCGGATAGGCTAGCTAATTTTCCTATGGTCCACTCTTGCCCAACAACCAGGATTTACTCTGGGGTCACAGTTTACACCTTTGCTAGCAATGGTAGCATGATTTACCTTGATCTTTCTTACAATGGTTTTTCAGGCAATATTCCTGAAAATTTAGGTTCAATGAGCTTTGTGCAGGTTCTGAATATGGGCCATAATAATTTATCTGGGAATATACCCTCCAGCTTTGGAAGTTTAAAGTTCGTTGGAGTTCTTGATCTCTCACACAATAATCTTCAGGGTTTTATCCCCTGGTCATTGGGTGGCCTCTCATTTCTTAGtgattttgatgtttcaaaCAACAACCTTTCAGGGCCTATTCCTTCAGGTGGGCAGTTGACTACTTTTCCGGCTGCCAGATATGAGAACAATTCAGGCCTTTGTGGACTTCCTCTGCCTGCATGTGGCTCTGGAAATGGACACCATTCATCAATCTATTATCGTGGAGGGAAAAAGCAGCCTGTAGCTGTCGGGATGGTCATAGGCATAATGGTCTCTCTTTCCTGTATATTCTTGCTTGTTTTTGCTCTTTACAAAGTGAAGAAACACCAGGagaaggaggaaaagagagacaAATATGTTGAAAGCCTTCCAACATCTGGCAGCAGCAGCTGGAAAATTTCTAGTGTGGCTGAGCCTCTAAGCATAAATGTGGCCACATTCGAGAAGCCTCTGCGGAAGTTGACCTTTGCACATCTGCTCGAAGCAACGAATGGGTTCAGTGCTGACAGCTTGATTGGTTCTGGGGGTTTTGGTGAGGTGTACAAGGCCCAACTTAGAGACGGTAGTGTTGTTGCAATCAAGAAACTCATCCATGTAACAGGTCAGGGAGACAGAGAATTTATGGCAGAAATGGAGACCATAGGAAAAATCAAGCATCGAAATCTGGTCCCTTTGTTAGGTTATTGCAAGATTGGAGAAGAGAGGCTTCTCGTGTACGAGTATATGCAGTGGGGAAGCCTGGAGGCTGTTcttcatgagagcaataaaggAGAGGGTACAAAGCTTGACTGGGCAGCTAGAAAGAAGATTGCCATTGGCTCAGCAAGAGGACTAGCATTTCTTCACCACAGCTGCATACCTCACATAATCCATCGGGACATGAAGTCTAGCAATGTCCTTCTGGATGAAGACTTTGAGGCTAGGGTGTCTGATTTTGGTATGGCAAGATTGGTGAATGCCCTTGACACTCATCTCAGTGTGAGTACACTTGCTGGGACTCCGGGATATGTGCCCCCTGAATATTACCAGAGTTTCCGGTGCACAACTAAAGGGGATGTCTACAGCTACGGTGTTATATTGCTGGAGCTTCTTTCAGGCAAGAAGCCAATTGACACATTGGAGTTTGGCGATGACAATAATCTGGTTGGGTGGGCTAAACAGCTGCATAGAGATAAACGAAGCCAGGAGATACTTGATCCTGAAATAATCTCATCATTATCGGACGGGACGGAACTTTACCACTATTTGAACATTGCCTTTCAGTGCCTAGATGATAAACCCTTCCGCCGGCCAACAATGATCCAGGTGATGGCCATGTTCAAAGAGCTACAGGTAGATTCCGAAAGTGATATACTTGATGGGATCTCAGTTAAAAACTCAGTAATCGAAGAATCACAAGAAAAGGAGCTTCCATGA
- the LOC113688409 gene encoding serine/threonine-protein kinase BRI1-like 1 isoform X2: protein MQRVALLSRHEQDEQEAAVISNKWSLSVLDLSCNNFSGDIPATLIAAAPVSLKILDLSHNNLTGDLVNLGSGTCSNLTVLNLSFNSLSATGFPFGLTNCQKLETLDVGHNALLLKIPGDLLGKLKNLKKLVLAHNQFFGEIPAELGQTCATLEELDLSSNQLIGGLPSSFGPCSSLFSLSLGHNQLSGDFLSSVVSSLANLKYLSVPFNNITGPLPQSLTNCSRLQVLDLSSNALTGNVPAWFCSTSSDSALEKLILPDNILAGTVPSQLGLCRNLKTIDLSFNFLTGRIPQEIWTLPNLSDMVIWANNLNGEIPEGICVTGGNLQTLILNNNFLTGSLPESLANCTNLIWVSLSSNRLTGQIPSGIGNLVNLAILQLGNNSLAGPIPPGIGKCRSLIWLDLNSNNLTGPIPSELANQAGLVRPGIVSGKQFAFVRNEGGTACRGAGGLVEFEGIRADRLANFPMVHSCPTTRIYSGVTVYTFASNGSMIYLDLSYNGFSGNIPENLGSMSFVQVLNMGHNNLSGNIPSSFGSLKFVGVLDLSHNNLQGFIPWSLGGLSFLSDFDVSNNNLSGPIPSGGQLTTFPAARYENNSGLCGLPLPACGSGNGHHSSIYYRGGKKQPVAVGMVIGIMVSLSCIFLLVFALYKVKKHQEKEEKRDKYVESLPTSGSSSWKISSVAEPLSINVATFEKPLRKLTFAHLLEATNGFSADSLIGSGGFGEVYKAQLRDGSVVAIKKLIHVTGQGDREFMAEMETIGKIKHRNLVPLLGYCKIGEERLLVYEYMQWGSLEAVLHESNKGEGTKLDWAARKKIAIGSARGLAFLHHSCIPHIIHRDMKSSNVLLDEDFEARVSDFGMARLVNALDTHLSVSTLAGTPGYVPPEYYQSFRCTTKGDVYSYGVILLELLSGKKPIDTLEFGDDNNLVGWAKQLHRDKRSQEILDPEIISSLSDGTELYHYLNIAFQCLDDKPFRRPTMIQVMAMFKELQVDSESDILDGISVKNSVIEESQEKELP, encoded by the exons ATGCAGCGGGTGGCACTTTTATCTCGGCACGAACAAGATGAACAGGAAGCAGCAGTTATCAGCAACAAGTG GAGCCTCTCTGTTCTCGACCTTTCTTGCAACAATTTTTCCGGAGATATACCAGCTACATTAATAGCAGCTGCACCTGTGTCTTTGAAAATTCTTGATCTTTCTCATAATAACCTTACAGGCGATCTTGTGAACCTTGGATCTGGTACTTGCTCTAATCTCACTGTGCTCAATCTCTCTTTCAACAGTCTTTCTGCAACCGGATTCCCTTTTGGTTTGACCAACTGCCAGAAGCTTGAAACATTGGATGTTGGCCATAATGCCCTCCTCCTCAAGATTCCTGGGGACTTGTTGGGGAAGctcaagaatttgaagaaattgGTTTTAGCCCATAATCAGTTTTTTGGGGAGATTCCAGCAGAGCTGGGGCAAACTTGTGCAACTCTTGAGGAGCTTGATCTTTCTTCAAACCAGTTAATAGGTGGCCTACCTTCAAGCTTTGGTCCGTGCTCTTCACTCTTTAGCCTCAGCCTCGGCCACAATCAACTTTCTGGGGATTTTCTGAGCTCAGTTGTCAGTTCTCTGGCAAATCTCAAGTATCTTTCCGTACCGTTCAACAACATAACTGGTCCTCTGCCACAATCCTTGACAAACTGTAGTCGGCTTCAGGTGCTTGACCTCAGCTCAAATGCCTTAACAGGGAATGTACCTGCTTGGTTTTGCTCAACATCATCAGATTCTGCTCTGGAAAAGTTAATCTTGCCTGACAATATTTTAGCTGGGACGGTGCCATCACAGCTTGGACTATGCCGAAATCTGAAGACAATTGATCTTAGCTTCAACTTTCTGACTGGTCGAATTCCTCAGGAGATATGGACCTTACCCAATCTTTCAGACATGGTCATTTGGGCTAACAATCTCAATGGAGAAATACCAGAAGGCATATGTGTCACAGGAGGGAATCTTCAGACCTTAATTCTCAATAACAATTTCCTTACCGGAAGCCTCCCGGAGTCCCTCGCTAATTGCACAAATTTGATATGGGTTTCTTTGTCCAGCAACAGACTTACTGGGCAAATCCCTTCAGGTATTGGGAATCTGGTTAATTTAGCAATCCTTCAGTTGGGTAACAATTCTCTTGCTGGACCAATTCCACCAGGAATAGGAAAGTGCAGAAGCCTGATATGGCTTGATTTGAATAGTAATAATCTGACAGGCCCCATCCCCTCAGAGCTTGCTAACCAAGCTGGACTTGTTCGCCCGGGAATTGTTTCTGGGAAGCAGTTTGCATTTGTGAGAAATGAGGGGGGAACAGCATGCAGAGGTGCCGGTGGGCTAGTTGAATTCGAAGGGATTCGTGCGGATAGGCTAGCTAATTTTCCTATGGTCCACTCTTGCCCAACAACCAGGATTTACTCTGGGGTCACAGTTTACACCTTTGCTAGCAATGGTAGCATGATTTACCTTGATCTTTCTTACAATGGTTTTTCAGGCAATATTCCTGAAAATTTAGGTTCAATGAGCTTTGTGCAGGTTCTGAATATGGGCCATAATAATTTATCTGGGAATATACCCTCCAGCTTTGGAAGTTTAAAGTTCGTTGGAGTTCTTGATCTCTCACACAATAATCTTCAGGGTTTTATCCCCTGGTCATTGGGTGGCCTCTCATTTCTTAGtgattttgatgtttcaaaCAACAACCTTTCAGGGCCTATTCCTTCAGGTGGGCAGTTGACTACTTTTCCGGCTGCCAGATATGAGAACAATTCAGGCCTTTGTGGACTTCCTCTGCCTGCATGTGGCTCTGGAAATGGACACCATTCATCAATCTATTATCGTGGAGGGAAAAAGCAGCCTGTAGCTGTCGGGATGGTCATAGGCATAATGGTCTCTCTTTCCTGTATATTCTTGCTTGTTTTTGCTCTTTACAAAGTGAAGAAACACCAGGagaaggaggaaaagagagacaAATATGTTGAAAGCCTTCCAACATCTGGCAGCAGCAGCTGGAAAATTTCTAGTGTGGCTGAGCCTCTAAGCATAAATGTGGCCACATTCGAGAAGCCTCTGCGGAAGTTGACCTTTGCACATCTGCTCGAAGCAACGAATGGGTTCAGTGCTGACAGCTTGATTGGTTCTGGGGGTTTTGGTGAGGTGTACAAGGCCCAACTTAGAGACGGTAGTGTTGTTGCAATCAAGAAACTCATCCATGTAACAGGTCAGGGAGACAGAGAATTTATGGCAGAAATGGAGACCATAGGAAAAATCAAGCATCGAAATCTGGTCCCTTTGTTAGGTTATTGCAAGATTGGAGAAGAGAGGCTTCTCGTGTACGAGTATATGCAGTGGGGAAGCCTGGAGGCTGTTcttcatgagagcaataaaggAGAGGGTACAAAGCTTGACTGGGCAGCTAGAAAGAAGATTGCCATTGGCTCAGCAAGAGGACTAGCATTTCTTCACCACAGCTGCATACCTCACATAATCCATCGGGACATGAAGTCTAGCAATGTCCTTCTGGATGAAGACTTTGAGGCTAGGGTGTCTGATTTTGGTATGGCAAGATTGGTGAATGCCCTTGACACTCATCTCAGTGTGAGTACACTTGCTGGGACTCCGGGATATGTGCCCCCTGAATATTACCAGAGTTTCCGGTGCACAACTAAAGGGGATGTCTACAGCTACGGTGTTATATTGCTGGAGCTTCTTTCAGGCAAGAAGCCAATTGACACATTGGAGTTTGGCGATGACAATAATCTGGTTGGGTGGGCTAAACAGCTGCATAGAGATAAACGAAGCCAGGAGATACTTGATCCTGAAATAATCTCATCATTATCGGACGGGACGGAACTTTACCACTATTTGAACATTGCCTTTCAGTGCCTAGATGATAAACCCTTCCGCCGGCCAACAATGATCCAGGTGATGGCCATGTTCAAAGAGCTACAGGTAGATTCCGAAAGTGATATACTTGATGGGATCTCAGTTAAAAACTCAGTAATCGAAGAATCACAAGAAAAGGAGCTTCCATGA